The DNA sequence GCAGAAGACCAGAGTGCTGCCCCAAACGTAACGCCAACGCGCGCCGCCGGGGATGTTTTCATAGAGTGAATACTCGATGATCCGCCGGTAACCCGTGCGGCGGTCCAGCCAATCGAACAGGGCTTTCATCAGACGGGGATCTTTTCCCTTTCGCCGGCGCGGAAGTTCTGAAACTTCACCCAGATTTCATTGCCATTGCGGATTTCAACCTGCAATTCGTCAAGTCCACGCGGACTGGGACTTTTGGGATCGGCAATTTTGCCGTCGGTTGAGAAGCTGCTGTTATGGCACGGACAATGATAGCCTTTTCTTGACGCTTCGTAATCAACGAAACACCCCGCGTGCGGGCACATCACATTGAACGCCTGCACCTGTTTGTCGCCCAGCCGGCGCAGGTACACCGCGCCCACCGGCACGCGCGGCATGCGGTTCCACGCGTCGGTGTGGCTGGCGATGACAGAAAACTTGCGCGGCACACCATCTTCGGACAGCGAATTGAGGGAGGCAACGAGGACGGCGTCGTTTTCCCGCGTTTTGCGACGAAGCGGATCAAGAAAGACAAGCAGGCCCGAAACGGCCGGCACAAGTCCGGCGACAATGCCAACGGCAACGGCGCAGACTTCCTTGAAGAAATTGCGTCTGGCGGACGACCGTGGAACGTCGGGTTTTTCCATCTCAGCAAATGAATGCGCGCCAGCCACCGGGCCAGCGTTGAGTATGACGGATAAGTAGTGAAATTGTTTCAAAAGTAAACCTGAAACGTCGGGGAACCAAACTCTGGCCGGTTTTCGAACCTCGCTCCGGGGGCCCTATTTATCCGCGCCATGGCGCAAAATTTTTTCCGTGCGTTTCCGACGCGTTGAAACTATGTTCGGGGCATGACAATCTGGATAATGGCCGTACTGCTGTTCGCCCTGTTCGGTGCGCTGGGCTACGCGAAAGGTGCGATTCGGATGATATTCCCGTTGATGGGCCTTGTGCTCGGCGTGTTTCTGGCCATACCACTTGCCCCCGTCGTCAAACCACTGGTTCCCTTGGTGGGATTGAAAAACCCGGTCTGGAGCATCCTGATTCCGCCGCTCATCAGCTTCTTTTTCATCGCAATCATTTTCATAACGGTGGGGTTCATTGTCCATTGGAAGGTCAACCTTTACTACAAATATCGCACGGACGACTATCACCGCCTGAGCTGGGAACGCCTGAATAAGCGATTGGGGGTGAGCATCGGGCTGGTCGCGGGCGCAGCCTATTCCATTCTCGTGGGTCTCGTCGTTTACGTTCTGGGTTACCTCACCGTCCAGGTTTCCGCAGGCGAGAACGAGACCGGGATTGTGAAATACCTGAATCGGGCGCGCGCGGACTTGCACTCGACCGGTCTCGATAAAACGGTGTCGGCATTGGATCCAACGCCGGAAAAGTACTATCAGGCATCGGACATCCTCGGGTTGCTTTACCACAACCGGCTGCTGGAGAGCCGGCTCGCCGCCTATCCTCCCTTTCTTTCGCTTGCCGAACGCCAGGAGTTTCAGGACATCGCCAACGACACGGAATATCAAAACCTGCTCGCGACACAGGCGCCGGTCGCACAGATCATCGACAATCCCAAGACACAGGCCATACTCAATAACCAGGAGATCATCCAACATCTGAATGAAACCGACCTGAAGGATCTGCTGGAGTACTTGAAGACGGGCGAATCACCAAAATTCGCGGACACAAGGATCCTCGGCCGATGGCAGCTCGACCCCTATGCGACATTGCTGCAGGAAAAGAGGCATCGCAGCCACATGACCACCGCGGAGATGAGGCTTCTGAAGCAGGAACTGGAGTCCAAGAAAAACCTTACACTTGTCGCGACACCGGATAACAACCTGAAGTTGAAGGGGCAGGATATGGCGCAGATGTGGAAGAAATACGTCGGCGAGATGAAAGCCTACATGGAAGGCGGTTCCAGACGCCCCGTGGCTGCAGTCCGCGCGCCCGCGCCCGTTGCCGCTCCCCCTGTCTCCGCAGGTCAGCAACTCATGAACCAGCGCTACGGATTGAATCGCCGTGCGCCCGCACCGGCGCCAACGCCAGGCTCCGCGCCCACTTCTGTTGCCGTTGCTCCGCTCGCGGCGGCGGCACCCCCGACCCCTGCGGCGATCGCCGCCGAGATCGCGAAACTCCCCGTAGTGGTGCTGGCGAGCGGAAACTGGAAAGGGGATGGCGACAAATATGAAGTATCCTTGCAGGCACAGGCCAGCGGGCTGCCCTTCGACGACGCCAAGAAATCGGCCACCGCGACGGCTGAAATCAGAGATGGAAGGCTTTATCTGACCGAAACGGACACGACCTTCGTGATGGAAAAATTCTGAACACGGACGGGTGGAATCCTGATTTCACCCTTCAAGAGCGATCCTGAAAGGATATGCCGCTACGGGAGGTTGTAGCTCGTCCGTTCAACTCTCAATCGATTTACGTCAAATAAGGAGCTTGGGGCGCTGCCGGTGAAGACCGGGTTGACACTGGACTCCGAAGCGGTCTTGTCGGTCAATTGTCGGGCCGGTACCTGTGCGTTGACTTGAAGTGTCGAGGGGGGAGCCTGCGCGAACCAGGGACTAGCCAACGCCGGGGATGCGATTTCGTCAGGTCCACCTGATTGAGTAACCCCGAGTCCGATGACGAGCAGGCCGACAATGACCAGCCCATAGGCACAGGCGAGCAACGGCTTCGCGTCGAGTTCCCGGACCCATCTCCGCCACCACGGGGCGCGGCCAACCAAACCCTCCGCTTCGATGCGGGTGATCACCTTGTCGGGAAAATGGCTGAAGAAGCCCGGCGGCGGCTGTTCGTAACGTTTAAGATTAAGCAGCTTTCTCAGCCCGTCGAAATCTTCCGGCAAGGAATTCATGATTACTTCAGGTAGTCGGATAAATAAGCCTGCAATTGTTGTCGAGCGTAAAAAAGGCGCGAGCGGACTGTTCCCGTGTTGCAGTCCATGATTTTTCCGATCTCTTCGTGCGACATACCTTGCACATCATGCAACGTTACTACCAATCTGTGGATTTCAGACAGTTTCTGCATGGCAGCGTTCAATCTCTCCTGTAGCTCGATCAGGTTGACCTCCCGCCGCGGGGTCTTGTCGGATATCAACGCGACAAAATCAGCG is a window from the Candidatus Angelobacter sp. genome containing:
- a CDS encoding Rieske (2Fe-2S) protein yields the protein MEKPDVPRSSARRNFFKEVCAVAVGIVAGLVPAVSGLLVFLDPLRRKTRENDAVLVASLNSLSEDGVPRKFSVIASHTDAWNRMPRVPVGAVYLRRLGDKQVQAFNVMCPHAGCFVDYEASRKGYHCPCHNSSFSTDGKIADPKSPSPRGLDELQVEIRNGNEIWVKFQNFRAGEREKIPV
- a CDS encoding CvpA family protein; its protein translation is MTIWIMAVLLFALFGALGYAKGAIRMIFPLMGLVLGVFLAIPLAPVVKPLVPLVGLKNPVWSILIPPLISFFFIAIIFITVGFIVHWKVNLYYKYRTDDYHRLSWERLNKRLGVSIGLVAGAAYSILVGLVVYVLGYLTVQVSAGENETGIVKYLNRARADLHSTGLDKTVSALDPTPEKYYQASDILGLLYHNRLLESRLAAYPPFLSLAERQEFQDIANDTEYQNLLATQAPVAQIIDNPKTQAILNNQEIIQHLNETDLKDLLEYLKTGESPKFADTRILGRWQLDPYATLLQEKRHRSHMTTAEMRLLKQELESKKNLTLVATPDNNLKLKGQDMAQMWKKYVGEMKAYMEGGSRRPVAAVRAPAPVAAPPVSAGQQLMNQRYGLNRRAPAPAPTPGSAPTSVAVAPLAAAAPPTPAAIAAEIAKLPVVVLASGNWKGDGDKYEVSLQAQASGLPFDDAKKSATATAEIRDGRLYLTETDTTFVMEKF